In Patescibacteria group bacterium, a single window of DNA contains:
- a CDS encoding glycosyltransferase family 2 protein — MPKISTLIITYNNANKIKDCLESVKWTDEIVIVDAESNDGTQEIIKPYTDKIYTRRWDSSYAKQRNFGLQYTTGDWILQIDPDERITPKLQTEILATLEKPAQNFYWIPFQTYFLGHPLRHGAWYPCPHLRLFRNNGSHWVRDVHEQVADKEGRIVKREDRDSGFLKNHYLHYSFDTVNHYFEKFIRYIEIDAREMVKIGKDRYGREIKVNLHNSWSLAWFFIYRPLRFFISRYFRHQGYKDGIHGFVYALFGTFYESVTRIKYWQNSSRLLARSDPKERRGNLIKLNNFG, encoded by the coding sequence ATGCCTAAAATTTCCACCTTAATCATTACCTATAACAACGCAAATAAAATTAAAGATTGTTTGGAATCCGTAAAATGGACGGATGAAATTGTAATTGTGGACGCGGAAAGCAATGACGGGACGCAAGAGATCATTAAACCGTATACCGATAAAATCTATACGCGCCGATGGGACAGTTCTTACGCCAAACAAAGGAATTTTGGGTTGCAGTATACAACAGGCGACTGGATTTTACAGATTGATCCTGACGAAAGGATAACCCCAAAACTTCAAACTGAAATCCTAGCAACCTTGGAAAAACCCGCCCAAAATTTCTATTGGATTCCTTTCCAAACCTATTTTTTGGGCCACCCTTTGCGCCATGGCGCTTGGTATCCCTGCCCGCACCTAAGACTATTCCGTAATAATGGCAGCCATTGGGTGCGTGATGTTCACGAACAAGTGGCAGACAAAGAGGGAAGAATCGTCAAGCGCGAAGACCGAGATTCAGGATTTTTAAAAAATCATTATTTGCATTATTCTTTTGATACCGTCAATCATTATTTTGAAAAATTTATCCGCTATATAGAAATTGACGCAAGGGAAATGGTGAAAATAGGAAAAGACCGTTATGGTCGCGAGATTAAAGTGAACCTGCATAATTCTTGGTCTTTAGCTTGGTTTTTTATTTACCGCCCCTTGCGCTTTTTTATCTCACGCTATTTTCGGCATCAAGGATATAAAGATGGCATCCACGGCTTCGTCTATGCGCTGTTTGGGACGTTCTATGAATCCGTTACCCGTATCAAATATTGGCAAAATTCTTCTCGTCTATTAGCGAGGAGCGACCCCAAAGAGCGACGCGGCAATCTCATAAAATTAAATAATTTTGGATGA
- a CDS encoding polysaccharide deacetylase family protein → MFKIFSQKSNSRKKGACSLVFDDGYKETLVNVLPILKKYNLKATFAFAANPRAIEKTEKIPTASLEIAEKIKTLGHEIASHSVNHVNLKNTSDADLEKELKQSHEVLKAKTIVYPGGAFNKRVIETAKKYYLIGRGVEEELNHIPPIDFFSLKSFVPNQGTNWNDLNKEAKRAARKNLWLIESYHLIASRQTDYRFTVTPEAFEEHLQKLIELNLWIAPLVVIGEYILEKTGK, encoded by the coding sequence ATGTTTAAAATCTTTTCCCAAAAATCAAATTCAAGAAAAAAGGGGGCGTGCTCCCTTGTTTTTGATGACGGTTATAAAGAAACATTGGTTAATGTTCTGCCTATCTTAAAAAAATATAACTTGAAAGCCACCTTTGCTTTCGCGGCTAATCCGCGAGCAATTGAAAAAACTGAAAAAATACCCACGGCTTCCTTGGAAATCGCCGAAAAGATTAAAACCCTCGGCCACGAAATCGCCAGCCACAGCGTTAACCATGTGAATTTAAAAAACACTTCCGATGCGGATTTAGAAAAAGAGCTCAAGCAATCCCATGAAGTCCTGAAAGCTAAAACTATTGTTTACCCGGGAGGTGCTTTTAATAAAAGAGTGATTGAAACGGCTAAAAAATATTATCTTATTGGCAGAGGCGTGGAAGAAGAATTAAATCATATCCCGCCGATTGACTTTTTCAGTCTCAAATCCTTTGTGCCTAATCAAGGAACGAATTGGAACGATTTAAACAAAGAGGCAAAGAGAGCGGCTAGGAAAAATCTCTGGCTGATTGAATCCTATCATTTAATCGCGAGTCGCCAAACGGATTATCGCTTCACCGTTACTCCGGAGGCGTTTGAGGAACATTTACAAAAGCTAATTGAACTTAATCTCTGGATCGCGCCCCTAGTGGTGATAGGGGAGTATATTTTGGAGAAGACAGGAAAATAA
- a CDS encoding GDP-mannose 4,6-dehydratase yields MLNKFLVIGGAGFIGTNIADYLLQNNAEVIIFDNLSRKGTIENLKWLEEKHKGKKLEMVVGDIRVDKSKLLELIQKVDAVYHLAAQVAVTCSVNNPYEDFMINAVGTFNVLEAVRHAKSNPILIFASTNKVYGGMEDIEIADKGDRHEYKNLPLGIPENRLLDFHSPYGCSKGAADQYVHDYSRIYGLRTVVFRQSCIYGKRQFGIEDQGWVAWFTIAAALGCPITIYGDGKQIRDVLYVEDLIQAFVMATKMIDKTAGKIYNIGGGPENTMSLLELISYLKKMLDQDIQYSFAPWRPGDQPVYVSDIRKAKKEFGWEPQISVNQGVKRLADWVSRNQELFRKLKLV; encoded by the coding sequence ATGTTGAATAAATTTCTAGTCATCGGCGGCGCCGGCTTTATTGGTACGAATATCGCAGACTATCTCTTGCAAAATAATGCGGAGGTCATTATTTTTGATAATCTCTCACGCAAAGGCACTATTGAAAATCTGAAGTGGCTGGAGGAAAAACACAAAGGAAAAAAATTGGAGATGGTTGTCGGGGACATCCGCGTGGACAAAAGCAAACTTCTGGAACTCATTCAAAAAGTGGACGCAGTTTACCATCTCGCCGCGCAAGTGGCGGTTACCTGTTCGGTCAATAACCCTTATGAGGATTTTATGATTAACGCCGTGGGGACTTTTAACGTCCTAGAGGCAGTCCGCCACGCCAAAAGTAATCCTATCCTCATCTTTGCCTCCACAAACAAGGTTTATGGCGGCATGGAAGATATTGAAATTGCCGACAAAGGCGATCGTCATGAATATAAAAATCTGCCCTTAGGGATCCCTGAAAATCGCCTTTTGGATTTCCATTCTCCTTACGGCTGTTCCAAAGGCGCGGCGGATCAATACGTCCATGATTACAGCCGCATCTATGGCTTGCGCACCGTAGTCTTCCGCCAAAGCTGCATTTACGGCAAAAGGCAGTTCGGCATTGAAGATCAGGGGTGGGTAGCTTGGTTTACAATCGCGGCTGCTCTTGGGTGCCCCATTACGATTTATGGCGACGGCAAGCAGATTCGCGATGTTTTGTATGTGGAAGATTTAATTCAAGCCTTTGTGATGGCGACCAAAATGATTGATAAAACCGCGGGTAAAATCTACAATATCGGCGGCGGACCAGAAAATACAATGTCCCTTTTAGAGCTTATTAGCTACCTCAAAAAAATGCTTGATCAAGACATCCAATATAGCTTCGCCCCTTGGCGGCCTGGCGATCAGCCGGTGTATGTTTCCGACATCCGCAAGGCGAAAAAAGAATTCGGCTGGGAGCCGCAAATCTCGGTAAACCAAGGCGTAAAAAGACTAGCGGATTGGGTCAGCCGCAATCAAGAACTCTTCCGTAAATTAAAACTAGTATAA
- a CDS encoding N-acetylneuraminate synthase family protein → MIKEITIDNKKIGTLHPCYIVAEIGVNHNGSVQIAKQLVDVAISAGADAVKFQKRNLEHIYTEEILDNPNLGEQNFQYMIPLLREFELTEEDFFFLKKYCDRKGITFLCTPFDLKSAEFLEKLRVPAYKIGSPDLTNFALLEKVAATKKPMIVATGMAYLDEIEKTVEFLEKKKAQFALLHCSSTYPAPWDKLNLRFIETLRQKFNVPIGYSGHELGISMSIVAATLGASIIERHLTLDRSMKGPDHAASLEAQDFKRLVRDIRYAEQALGDGKKYMSRGEILNREVLGKSLVAAEEIKKGEIIRRKMIAVKSPGKGLSPQLLDALIGKRAQKNFKKDDLFLENDIHKVKQPNFSKSFQSFWGLKVRFHNLDQMMALKPKMVEFHFTDKDLEYKFKPNQKYPAALYIHAPEYHFRSINDLCSPEKELRDEAIVIMRKTIERAREMKKYFAPVKPKIVFHPGGMSIDPIKNRRVLWKNLENSLKKIDSRGVELLPENLPPRPWYFGGQWVDNIFVDLDEIREFCKRTRINCTLDLSHAKLYYNLIGEDFYAALRRIKPYVRELHISDAYGTDEEGLQIGEGDIDWAKIQKIFKGYQYGWIPEIWRGHQREGQGFFIALEKLTKYFK, encoded by the coding sequence ATGATCAAAGAGATTACCATAGATAATAAAAAAATCGGCACTCTGCACCCTTGCTATATCGTCGCCGAAATTGGGGTCAATCATAATGGCTCGGTGCAAATTGCCAAACAACTTGTTGATGTCGCGATTAGCGCGGGAGCCGATGCGGTTAAATTTCAAAAAAGAAACCTGGAACATATTTATACCGAGGAAATACTTGATAACCCCAATCTAGGCGAGCAAAATTTCCAATACATGATCCCTTTGCTGCGCGAATTTGAACTCACGGAGGAAGATTTCTTTTTCTTAAAAAAATATTGTGATCGGAAAGGAATTACTTTTTTATGCACGCCATTTGACCTGAAAAGCGCTGAATTTCTAGAAAAGTTACGGGTCCCAGCATACAAAATCGGGTCCCCTGATCTTACTAATTTCGCGCTTCTGGAAAAAGTGGCAGCAACCAAAAAACCGATGATTGTGGCAACGGGAATGGCTTATTTAGATGAAATTGAAAAGACAGTGGAATTTTTGGAAAAGAAAAAGGCCCAATTCGCGCTTCTGCATTGCTCTTCCACTTATCCCGCGCCTTGGGATAAATTAAACCTGCGCTTTATTGAAACCCTACGCCAAAAATTCAATGTTCCGATCGGTTATTCCGGTCATGAGCTGGGTATCTCAATGTCTATTGTCGCCGCAACGCTAGGAGCCAGTATTATTGAACGCCATTTAACCCTGGATCGTTCCATGAAAGGTCCGGATCACGCCGCTAGTCTAGAAGCCCAAGATTTTAAGCGTCTCGTGCGCGATATCCGCTATGCGGAACAGGCTTTAGGCGACGGAAAAAAATATATGAGCCGCGGTGAAATCTTAAACCGCGAGGTTCTGGGAAAAAGCCTAGTCGCCGCAGAAGAAATAAAAAAAGGGGAAATAATCCGTCGCAAAATGATTGCCGTCAAAAGCCCAGGCAAAGGTTTGTCGCCTCAACTTCTGGATGCACTAATTGGCAAACGTGCGCAAAAAAACTTCAAAAAAGATGATCTCTTTTTAGAAAACGACATCCATAAAGTGAAACAACCTAATTTTAGTAAAAGCTTTCAATCCTTCTGGGGGCTAAAAGTGCGTTTTCATAATTTAGATCAAATGATGGCTTTGAAGCCCAAAATGGTGGAATTTCATTTTACGGATAAAGATTTAGAATACAAATTTAAACCCAATCAAAAATATCCTGCCGCGCTTTATATCCACGCTCCCGAATATCATTTCCGCTCCATCAATGATCTTTGTTCCCCGGAAAAAGAATTACGCGACGAAGCTATTGTCATAATGCGAAAAACCATAGAACGAGCAAGGGAAATGAAAAAATATTTTGCCCCCGTTAAGCCAAAAATCGTTTTTCATCCCGGCGGAATGAGTATTGACCCTATCAAAAACCGAAGGGTACTTTGGAAAAATCTTGAAAATTCACTAAAAAAAATAGATAGCCGCGGCGTGGAATTATTACCTGAAAATCTGCCGCCCCGGCCTTGGTATTTTGGCGGCCAATGGGTAGACAACATTTTTGTGGATCTGGATGAAATTCGGGAATTCTGCAAACGGACTCGCATTAATTGCACTCTTGATCTCTCGCATGCAAAATTATACTACAATCTCATCGGGGAGGATTTTTACGCCGCACTCCGAAGAATTAAACCCTATGTCCGCGAACTGCACATCTCTGACGCCTACGGCACCGATGAGGAAGGATTGCAAATCGGGGAAGGGGACATAGATTGGGCTAAAATCCAAAAAATATTTAAAGGCTATCAATACGGCTGGATTCCGGAAATTTGGCGGGGTCATCAACGCGAAGGGCAGGGTTTCTTTATCGCCCTGGAAAAGCTAACCAAATATTTTAAATAA
- a CDS encoding acylneuraminate cytidylyltransferase family protein gives MYKKENILAIIPARGGSKSVPKKNIHSLLGKPLLYYAIKEAKRSKYIDRLICSTDSKEIAAVAKKYGCAVPFLRPSRFSRDTSQDIEWYRHALVWLKNKENYAPDLVVNLRPTAPLRTAEQIDQAIKIVIDYNADGLKTVAQSDKHPHKMWRIKKGVFLEPYLKTSFRLKYGPDVPRQKLEPIYWQNAVIDITRPKFILQENRVFGNKLVTMAMSLEDSVDLDSILDFKIATQIMRERQNRMRQAGSRNKE, from the coding sequence ATGTACAAAAAAGAGAATATTTTAGCTATTATTCCAGCGCGCGGCGGATCTAAATCCGTACCCAAGAAAAATATCCACTCCCTTCTCGGCAAACCGCTTCTCTATTACGCCATCAAAGAAGCAAAAAGGTCAAAATACATTGACCGCTTGATTTGTTCCACAGATAGTAAGGAAATTGCGGCGGTGGCGAAAAAGTATGGCTGTGCAGTGCCTTTTCTGCGTCCAAGCCGTTTTAGCCGCGACACAAGCCAAGATATTGAATGGTACCGCCATGCTTTAGTGTGGCTTAAAAATAAGGAAAATTACGCACCGGATTTGGTTGTTAATTTAAGACCAACCGCTCCTTTGCGCACTGCCGAACAAATTGACCAAGCGATTAAAATAGTCATTGATTATAATGCTGATGGCTTAAAAACCGTAGCGCAAAGCGACAAACACCCCCACAAAATGTGGCGGATTAAAAAGGGAGTATTTTTAGAACCCTACCTTAAAACATCATTTCGTTTAAAATATGGTCCGGATGTGCCCAGGCAAAAATTAGAGCCAATCTATTGGCAGAACGCGGTTATTGACATCACCCGACCGAAATTTATCCTCCAAGAGAACCGCGTTTTCGGAAATAAACTCGTCACTATGGCAATGAGCCTTGAAGATTCTGTGGATTTAGATTCAATCTTGGATTTCAAAATCGCAACGCAAATTATGCGGGAAAGACAAAACAGAATGAGGCAAGCAGGAAGCAGGAACAAGGAATAA
- a CDS encoding CDP-glycerol glycerophosphotransferase family protein, producing the protein MKTIFLSVPSGSHSRALLKPLRPFFEQAIREQKIKLIIVSPMSRYPDLTREFQGSGFIFVTWEPSIFEQYQPTLVVSTTTGLDECDIPILKEAKKRKIPTFTYIESWDNIWKMQRRQNEMVKVDTLLVWNEMMKEHAQRIFGYKDNQIHIVGSPRLDYFWHKDKIPSREELCRYLNVNPKKRLIHIATVELYDISYVVKIIAEARDQEKIKMPVEIYCSVHPGGDITKHEQYARICKVKLRYSFGRKDSAPHPLFKYNPTDQDMYMLVSLWIHSDLMVNFSSTAAIESMLGDTPTINVMFGKPFDFWRWRKSAVYHDFKEHYKDIITEQGTTVVKNKKHFLAAINQYLVRPDLNQGGRRKTCQKMLTFLDGQSSERVFNLILQKCEASRVQSGE; encoded by the coding sequence ATGAAGACCATTTTTTTATCCGTTCCCTCGGGCTCTCACTCTCGCGCGCTTCTTAAACCGTTGCGACCTTTTTTTGAACAAGCAATTCGGGAGCAAAAAATAAAATTAATCATTGTCAGCCCGATGAGCAGATATCCGGACCTCACTCGCGAATTTCAAGGCTCGGGTTTTATTTTTGTTACATGGGAACCTTCTATCTTTGAACAATACCAACCCACGCTCGTTGTTTCCACAACCACTGGTCTTGATGAATGTGATATCCCTATTCTCAAAGAAGCGAAAAAACGCAAAATTCCGACATTCACTTATATAGAAAGCTGGGATAACATTTGGAAAATGCAACGCCGCCAAAATGAAATGGTCAAGGTAGACACCCTCTTGGTCTGGAACGAAATGATGAAGGAACATGCACAAAGAATCTTTGGCTACAAGGACAACCAAATTCACATAGTTGGTTCGCCGCGCCTTGATTACTTTTGGCATAAAGATAAAATCCCTTCGCGCGAAGAATTATGCCGTTACCTCAATGTTAACCCTAAAAAAAGGTTAATCCATATTGCGACGGTTGAACTTTACGATATCTCCTATGTAGTCAAAATCATTGCCGAAGCGCGCGATCAAGAAAAAATAAAAATGCCTGTGGAAATCTATTGTTCGGTTCATCCCGGAGGAGATATTACCAAACACGAACAGTATGCTCGGATATGCAAAGTCAAACTGCGTTATAGCTTTGGCAGAAAAGATTCTGCTCCGCACCCTTTGTTCAAATACAATCCTACGGATCAAGATATGTATATGCTTGTGAGCCTTTGGATTCATAGCGACCTCATGGTCAATTTCTCTTCCACAGCGGCCATAGAATCAATGCTCGGCGACACACCGACCATCAATGTAATGTTTGGTAAACCATTTGACTTTTGGCGATGGCGCAAAAGCGCGGTGTACCACGATTTTAAAGAACATTATAAAGATATCATTACGGAGCAGGGAACCACAGTAGTTAAAAATAAAAAACACTTCCTCGCGGCGATTAATCAATATCTAGTCCGCCCGGATTTGAATCAGGGAGGACGGCGCAAAACCTGTCAGAAAATGCTCACCTTTTTGGATGGTCAATCAAGCGAGCGGGTCTTTAACCTCATTCTCCAAAAATGTGAAGCTTCACGAGTACAGTCCGGGGAATAA
- a CDS encoding YfhO family protein, translating into MLKKILPFLFILLVVLGFFYKVIFEDHVLVDMSALSDKLPWSAYLPTFFEGERPPYTSSDSSTVYFPTFKFYGAEFQKGHFPLWWPYLTGGYPIFANSTSLMLSFTSPLFIFFAPEIAYSWSIIIKIFLAGIGFFLYLRLLKIKAWAGVFGALAYMLNTLVMLKLEIPWMTQTLWSIPFIFFCLEKVFQTRKFFYSALATVFLSLQFIAAHPQTGFYVTGFAFLYVLVKLAKSAKTAKNLKRLLVYSILPFILMSALAAVQLLPMLELQNLGHRSPNELAQWITPWHLLTALAPQVFGDTQTNFQAFAKIERNALHLLYLDFPPISLPYIGFLPFLFALITISKRTRRKAEIKFFLGISLFLVLLQIFTPLWAKEALHLPLINKMWNTYRANIIYVFASSVLAAYGLNYFFQEAQANKKRIFVILKGFSVVLVILLAFCLFLRLPWVKNLFLQTGEKISATYFLKTNPEQGINYYRNELLNWYQILKNHFSLFNTSIYIPLALLAATSALLILFYQRKIKIGSLKIIFLLLTLADLFYIGWFYNPIPTKRRDVFPEIPPVAFLKQDHSLYRVSSTDGWNVIFPNALANYNIADIGVEYNIYPLRYDEYMSFIENNDRANLTNQFHTNLWLTRYNSPLLDLFNVKYILTPPKQEIKDEGFKLVYNQEIKIYENQKALPRVFLVPQIEVITEDIKILERLNNSSFNPLKTAVFEETPHLQGSQDLQDSYAIITQYAPNQISIKTDLTHNGFLIFSDLYYPGWQVYIDGEKDKIYRANYLARGVALTQGEHNVVFKFEPKNVKIGAYISAGTFLLLIAIGIISLRQKRK; encoded by the coding sequence ATGCTCAAAAAAATTCTGCCATTTCTCTTCATTCTTCTCGTAGTGCTAGGCTTCTTTTATAAGGTGATTTTTGAAGACCACGTGCTGGTGGATATGTCAGCGCTATCCGATAAACTCCCTTGGAGCGCTTATTTGCCCACTTTTTTTGAAGGGGAACGTCCACCCTATACCAGTAGTGACTCCTCAACCGTCTATTTTCCCACCTTTAAATTCTACGGTGCGGAGTTTCAAAAGGGTCATTTTCCGCTTTGGTGGCCTTATCTTACAGGAGGCTATCCTATCTTTGCCAATAGCACAAGCTTAATGCTTAGTTTTACAAGCCCGTTATTCATCTTCTTTGCCCCGGAAATTGCTTATTCGTGGTCAATTATCATCAAGATCTTTCTTGCGGGTATAGGTTTCTTTTTGTACTTGCGACTCCTCAAAATTAAGGCTTGGGCAGGGGTCTTCGGCGCTCTGGCTTATATGCTGAACACACTCGTGATGCTGAAGCTTGAAATCCCTTGGATGACCCAGACGCTTTGGAGTATTCCTTTTATTTTCTTCTGCTTGGAAAAGGTCTTCCAGACCCGCAAGTTTTTCTACAGCGCTCTGGCGACTGTCTTCTTAAGCCTCCAATTCATTGCCGCCCACCCCCAGACGGGATTTTATGTCACTGGCTTTGCTTTCTTATATGTTTTAGTGAAACTTGCGAAATCAGCCAAAACCGCTAAAAATCTCAAAAGGCTCTTGGTTTATTCTATTCTCCCTTTCATTTTAATGTCTGCTTTGGCGGCGGTCCAACTTTTGCCAATGCTTGAGCTCCAAAATTTAGGCCACCGCAGCCCTAATGAACTTGCGCAATGGATTACGCCCTGGCACCTTCTTACCGCCTTAGCGCCGCAGGTGTTCGGTGATACCCAAACCAACTTCCAAGCCTTCGCCAAAATAGAAAGAAACGCCCTCCATCTTCTCTATCTAGATTTCCCTCCCATCTCTCTCCCATATATCGGTTTTCTGCCTTTTCTTTTCGCCCTCATAACCATAAGTAAAAGGACGCGGCGAAAGGCGGAAATCAAATTTTTTCTGGGAATTTCTCTTTTTTTGGTTCTACTTCAAATTTTTACTCCTCTCTGGGCAAAGGAGGCGCTCCATCTTCCCCTAATAAACAAGATGTGGAATACCTATCGCGCCAATATTATCTACGTCTTCGCCTCTTCTGTCCTCGCCGCGTATGGTTTGAATTATTTTTTTCAAGAAGCCCAAGCAAACAAAAAAAGAATTTTCGTTATCTTAAAGGGTTTTAGCGTGGTCTTGGTAATTTTACTTGCGTTTTGTCTATTTTTAAGACTTCCATGGGTCAAAAATTTATTCCTCCAGACAGGGGAAAAAATTTCCGCAACATATTTTCTAAAAACAAATCCAGAGCAAGGAATAAATTATTACCGGAATGAATTACTGAATTGGTACCAAATTTTGAAAAACCACTTTAGTCTTTTTAATACTAGTATTTACATACCATTAGCGCTCCTTGCTGCCACTTCCGCACTTTTAATTTTATTTTACCAACGTAAGATAAAAATTGGCTCTCTCAAAATTATTTTTCTACTCCTTACCCTGGCGGATCTTTTCTATATTGGTTGGTTTTATAACCCTATACCCACCAAGCGAAGGGATGTCTTCCCAGAAATTCCGCCGGTTGCCTTCTTAAAGCAAGATCACAGCCTGTATCGTGTGAGCTCAACCGATGGCTGGAATGTCATCTTTCCAAACGCTCTGGCTAACTACAATATTGCCGACATTGGCGTGGAGTACAATATCTACCCCTTGCGCTATGACGAATATATGAGCTTTATTGAAAACAATGACCGCGCCAATCTCACAAATCAATTTCACACCAATCTTTGGCTCACCCGCTATAATTCTCCTCTTCTTGATCTTTTTAACGTGAAATATATCCTTACTCCGCCCAAACAAGAAATTAAAGATGAGGGCTTTAAATTAGTCTACAATCAGGAGATTAAAATTTATGAAAATCAAAAAGCCCTGCCCCGTGTTTTTCTCGTTCCTCAAATAGAAGTAATTACAGAGGATATTAAAATATTAGAGCGCTTGAATAATTCCTCTTTTAACCCTTTGAAAACTGCCGTATTCGAAGAAACGCCGCATCTGCAGGGAAGTCAGGATCTCCAAGATTCCTACGCCATAATCACTCAATACGCGCCCAATCAAATTAGCATTAAAACCGATTTAACTCACAATGGCTTTTTAATCTTCAGTGATCTCTACTATCCTGGCTGGCAAGTTTATATAGATGGGGAAAAAGATAAAATTTACCGAGCCAATTACCTTGCTCGCGGCGTAGCCCTGACCCAAGGGGAACATAATGTGGTTTTCAAGTTTGAACCCAAAAATGTCAAAATAGGAGCCTACATTTCCGCGGGCACATTTCTGCTCCTCATCGCAATAGGAATAATATCTCTGCGGCAAAAAAGAAAATAA
- a CDS encoding ChbG/HpnK family deacetylase produces the protein MKKLIINADDFGLSRSVNRGIIECFQKGVVRSATLMPNMPGFIDAARLARENTGLDIGAHLNIYRGRPVLPPDKIPSLVNREGMFLASFALVRRIYLGQVHSEEVEAEFKAQIAKIKEAGVVVTHLDSEKHFHALPTIAPVVAHLAAYFNIPRVRLPREKWSPKHLSDLFFSQFYKMQYLAFRSNFLAAEFKRHKIKFVDNFYGILYSGKINLQGFLKLLEQLDPGNSELMVHPGYVDEELEDLARGLNNHLVETREEELKILTHPLVQAKIQEQGIQLINYQDI, from the coding sequence ATGAAAAAATTGATTATTAACGCGGATGATTTCGGCTTATCGCGAAGCGTCAATCGCGGCATTATTGAGTGTTTTCAAAAGGGCGTTGTGAGGAGCGCTACTTTAATGCCGAATATGCCGGGATTTATAGATGCTGCGCGGCTCGCTCGAGAAAATACAGGTTTGGATATTGGCGCGCATTTGAATATTTATCGGGGCAGGCCTGTCTTACCGCCAGATAAAATCCCCTCTTTAGTAAACAGAGAGGGAATGTTTTTGGCTTCTTTTGCTCTGGTGCGGCGGATTTATTTGGGTCAGGTGCATTCCGAAGAGGTGGAGGCAGAGTTTAAAGCGCAGATTGCGAAAATCAAAGAAGCGGGCGTGGTGGTTACCCACCTCGATAGTGAAAAACATTTTCACGCTCTGCCGACTATTGCGCCGGTGGTGGCTCATCTCGCGGCTTATTTTAATATTCCGAGGGTGCGTCTGCCGCGGGAAAAGTGGTCGCCTAAGCATTTATCTGACCTTTTCTTTTCCCAATTCTATAAAATGCAATATTTAGCCTTCCGCTCTAATTTTTTGGCCGCGGAATTTAAAAGACATAAAATCAAATTCGTTGACAATTTCTACGGAATATTATATAGTGGAAAGATTAATTTGCAAGGGTTTCTGAAATTGTTGGAACAGTTAGATCCTGGGAATTCAGAATTAATGGTCCATCCCGGCTATGTGGACGAGGAATTAGAGGATCTTGCTCGCGGACTCAATAATCATCTTGTGGAAACGCGCGAAGAGGAGCTTAAGATTTTGACCCATCCTTTGGTGCAAGCCAAGATTCAGGAACAAGGGATTCAACTGATAAATTATCAAGATATCTAG
- a CDS encoding glycosyltransferase family 2 protein, translated as MPSLNLSIVIPVLNEEKNVPLLYKQLKQVLFSLQKDWEVIFVDDGSYDQTFKILRELHLADRRVKVIKFTRNFGKAAAYSAGFRMARGQIIVTMDGDLQDDPHDIPRLLEALSQGYDLVTGWKNTGKSSPAKFLASRFFNRLITFFMGLKVHDLNCPIKAYRAAVAKQLNLYGDLYRYIPILAHDAGYRVGEIPVQNHPRKWGRSKYKSGKYFKSLLDFITIYFLVRYSRKPLHFFGVAGIGFGFLGTIIGFYLLARKFVYHIEIMKEHGPLLVFAVLLIIVGFQMVSFGLLAEMLTRIYQRENQQEVCSVEKVLE; from the coding sequence ATGCCGTCTCTTAATCTTTCCATTGTTATTCCGGTATTGAATGAAGAGAAAAATGTTCCCCTGCTCTATAAGCAATTAAAGCAGGTTCTATTTAGTTTGCAGAAAGATTGGGAAGTAATCTTTGTTGATGACGGAAGCTATGACCAAACCTTCAAAATTTTACGAGAATTACATCTTGCGGACCGAAGGGTGAAGGTTATTAAATTTACTCGCAATTTTGGCAAAGCCGCGGCTTACAGTGCCGGCTTCCGGATGGCGCGAGGCCAGATTATTGTCACTATGGATGGCGATTTGCAGGATGATCCGCATGATATTCCCCGTCTTTTAGAAGCCTTGAGCCAGGGTTATGATTTAGTCACGGGCTGGAAAAATACAGGTAAAAGTTCACCCGCTAAATTTTTAGCCTCTCGTTTTTTTAACCGTCTCATCACCTTTTTTATGGGCCTTAAAGTTCACGACTTGAATTGTCCCATAAAAGCTTATCGCGCCGCTGTAGCCAAGCAATTAAATCTTTATGGCGATCTTTATCGCTATATTCCGATTTTGGCGCATGATGCGGGTTATCGGGTGGGCGAGATTCCAGTGCAAAATCACCCCCGTAAGTGGGGCCGAAGCAAATACAAAAGCGGAAAATATTTCAAAAGCCTTTTGGATTTTATCACGATTTATTTCCTCGTTCGCTATTCCCGCAAGCCCTTGCATTTCTTCGGTGTTGCCGGAATAGGTTTTGGTTTTTTAGGGACAATAATCGGCTTTTATTTATTGGCAAGAAAATTTGTTTATCATATTGAAATTATGAAAGAACACGGGCCCTTGCTCGTGTTCGCGGTTCTTTTAATAATCGTTGGTTTTCAAATGGTGAGCTTCGGGCTTTTAGCCGAAATGCTGACAAGGATTTATCAAAGGGAAAATCAACAGGAAGTGTGTTCAGTGGAGAAGGTTTTAGAATAG